The following proteins come from a genomic window of Paenibacillus spongiae:
- a CDS encoding MATE family efflux transporter, which yields MYHAQTMKQKLFLFLSILGPIVVTQISYIAMNVLDTMMSGRAGTDDLAGVAVGSSLWMPLMTGINAILLAVTPIIGHLIGRGNRDKIANPATQAIYLSIVMAVLTIVVGVFTLDPILTAMELDPNVSYIARHYLIALSFGFIPLFASYVIRYFFEAQGFPRTTMKIMLVAVPINGLLNYGLIFGHFGFPRLGGIGSGYATSITYWFILIASVWMTFRKKEIRQHKLFVRWYKPSLAKWKEQLSIGIPMGLSTFFEASIFAVVTLFMGVMFNTATIAAHQATLNFTSLLFMIPLSMSMALTILVSYEVGAGRREHAKQYGVLGVSMAVGLMGMLAILLFFLRGPVAWLYSENADVIEMIKIFLLFAIFFQLSDSSQATLQGVLRGYKDVTIPFIVAFVSYWIIGIPSGYALSAYTSLGPYGFWVGITAGLTFATIGFFIRLRMIQKRPLPESR from the coding sequence ATGTATCATGCACAAACGATGAAACAGAAGCTGTTCTTGTTCTTATCGATTCTCGGCCCCATCGTCGTCACCCAAATCAGCTATATCGCGATGAACGTCCTGGACACGATGATGTCAGGCCGGGCTGGAACGGATGATTTAGCGGGGGTCGCGGTCGGGTCCAGTCTCTGGATGCCGCTTATGACGGGGATCAACGCCATCCTGCTTGCCGTCACGCCGATTATCGGACATCTGATCGGCCGAGGAAACCGCGACAAGATTGCGAATCCCGCCACTCAGGCCATCTATTTATCCATCGTAATGGCCGTCCTGACCATTGTCGTCGGTGTGTTCACCCTTGATCCCATCTTAACGGCAATGGAGCTGGATCCGAACGTCAGCTACATCGCCAGGCACTACCTGATCGCATTATCGTTTGGGTTCATCCCGCTGTTTGCCAGCTACGTCATCCGATATTTCTTCGAGGCGCAAGGCTTCCCCCGCACCACGATGAAAATTATGCTGGTTGCGGTCCCGATTAACGGATTGTTAAACTATGGGCTAATTTTCGGCCATTTCGGATTTCCGCGCTTAGGCGGAATCGGATCCGGTTATGCCACCTCGATAACATACTGGTTCATATTAATAGCTAGCGTATGGATGACTTTCAGGAAGAAAGAAATTCGGCAGCATAAGTTGTTCGTCCGCTGGTACAAGCCTTCCTTAGCCAAATGGAAAGAACAGCTGTCGATCGGCATTCCGATGGGTCTATCCACTTTTTTTGAAGCAAGCATCTTTGCGGTCGTCACGTTATTCATGGGCGTTATGTTCAATACCGCGACGATCGCGGCGCATCAAGCGACATTGAACTTCACTTCCCTGCTCTTCATGATCCCGCTCAGTATGTCCATGGCGCTGACGATACTGGTTTCCTATGAAGTCGGCGCCGGGCGCAGGGAGCATGCCAAGCAATACGGCGTCCTTGGCGTGAGCATGGCCGTAGGTCTCATGGGGATGCTGGCCATACTGCTGTTCTTCTTGCGCGGACCTGTAGCCTGGCTGTATTCCGAGAATGCGGATGTAATCGAGATGATCAAGATCTTCTTATTGTTCGCCATCTTCTTCCAGCTGTCGGATTCATCGCAAGCTACCCTTCAGGGCGTGCTCAGAGGGTATAAAGATGTGACGATACCGTTTATCGTCGCCTTCGTCTCCTATTGGATTATCGGGATTCCCTCCGGTTACGCACTGTCCGCCTACACAAGCTTAGGCCCGTACGGCTTCTGGGTCGGCATTACAGCCGGGCTGACCTTCGCCACGATCGGCTTCTTCATTCGCCTGCGGATGATTCAGAAGAGGCCCTTACCGGAATCGCGATAG
- a CDS encoding sugar phosphate isomerase/epimerase family protein has product MKLSNIAAQLYTLRDYCKTAEDLKQSLHKVREIGYEAIQLSGIGPIDPKTVKEIADEAGLTICATHISYDDMKNNIESVVEQHKLWNSSYVGLGGIPGEYRTSGEGYAAFAKEASEVGRRLKEYGLQFIYHNHKFEFEKYNGKSGMEILRDESDPEAFGFELDTYWVQAGGADPVEWIHHVKGRMGVIHLKDMAIVNDAQVFAEIGEGSMNFKNIIQACRDTGVEWYVVEQDLCRRDPFESLAISLQNLKQLL; this is encoded by the coding sequence ATGAAATTATCCAACATCGCTGCCCAGCTGTACACGTTAAGAGATTATTGCAAGACGGCGGAGGACTTGAAGCAGTCGCTGCACAAAGTAAGGGAGATCGGATACGAAGCGATTCAGCTGTCAGGCATTGGCCCGATCGACCCGAAGACGGTCAAGGAGATTGCCGATGAAGCCGGATTAACGATATGTGCGACGCATATCAGCTATGACGATATGAAGAATAATATCGAAAGCGTGGTTGAGCAGCACAAGTTGTGGAACAGCTCGTATGTCGGCCTTGGAGGTATTCCGGGCGAATATCGGACAAGCGGCGAGGGTTATGCGGCTTTCGCCAAGGAAGCCTCCGAGGTTGGAAGACGCTTGAAGGAATACGGCCTGCAGTTCATCTATCATAACCACAAATTCGAATTTGAAAAGTACAACGGCAAGAGCGGCATGGAAATTTTGCGGGACGAGAGCGATCCCGAGGCGTTCGGGTTTGAACTGGATACCTATTGGGTTCAAGCCGGGGGAGCGGATCCGGTGGAATGGATCCATCACGTGAAAGGGCGCATGGGCGTCATTCACTTGAAGGATATGGCCATTGTCAATGATGCGCAGGTGTTTGCGGAAATCGGCGAAGGCAGCATGAACTTCAAGAACATTATTCAGGCTTGCCGCGATACAGGCGTCGAATGGTATGTCGTCGAGCAGGATCTCTGCCGCCGCGATCCGTTCGAAAGTCTTGCGATCAGCCTGCAGAATTTGAAGCAATTATTATAA
- a CDS encoding NUDIX domain-containing protein codes for MEKIRLRAAALIIENEAILLVEYNNDEEEGVHYNLPAGGVEPGETLVEAAIREAKEEASVEIEVGPVAFVYEYQPAKNHYIYGDVHSVGITFACKRKEGSVPRQPDRPDSHQTGVKWIPLAQLNSIRLYPEITQDILDYYAGGTYRNYIEEHEIQREKR; via the coding sequence ATGGAGAAAATCCGGCTGCGGGCTGCTGCGCTCATCATTGAGAATGAAGCTATACTGCTTGTGGAATATAACAACGATGAGGAAGAAGGAGTGCATTACAATTTGCCGGCCGGCGGGGTCGAGCCCGGTGAAACTTTGGTGGAGGCTGCGATAAGAGAGGCTAAGGAAGAAGCTTCCGTAGAAATCGAGGTCGGACCCGTTGCTTTTGTTTATGAATATCAACCCGCTAAAAATCATTACATCTATGGGGATGTTCACTCGGTCGGAATTACATTTGCGTGTAAACGGAAGGAAGGCTCGGTGCCAAGACAGCCCGATCGTCCGGATTCCCATCAGACCGGCGTGAAATGGATTCCCCTTGCCCAGTTAAACAGCATCCGGCTGTATCCCGAAATTACGCAAGATATTCTCGATTATTATGCCGGCGGTACATATCGAAACTATATAGAAGAGCATGAAATTCAGAGAGAGAAGCGCTAG
- a CDS encoding 3-hydroxybutyryl-CoA dehydrogenase — MNIRALTIVGAGQMGSGIAQTAAQSGISVMLYDSDPEAGKRGLASIGHQLSRSVDKGRMTKDEMERTLALVRLSAKLEDARPSDMVIEAAPEDRAIKRSIFRELDRICLPQTILATNTSSLPITDLAAATHRPERVIGMHFMNPVPVMPLVEIIRGLATSSDVLASVRALAQAMGKTAVEVRDFPGFVSNRILMPMINEAVYTVYEGVASPEAVDQVMRLGMNHPMGPLALADFIGLDTCLAIMETLHEGFGDSKYRPCPLLRQYVRGGWLGRKTGRGFYVYE, encoded by the coding sequence GTGAACATTCGAGCATTGACGATCGTTGGTGCCGGACAAATGGGCAGCGGTATTGCCCAGACGGCTGCGCAGAGCGGCATATCGGTTATGTTATACGACTCCGATCCGGAAGCCGGGAAGCGGGGGCTGGCTTCCATCGGCCATCAATTATCCCGTTCCGTTGACAAAGGGCGCATGACCAAGGATGAGATGGAGCGAACGCTGGCTCTCGTCCGGTTATCTGCGAAGCTGGAGGATGCCCGTCCTTCAGACATGGTCATTGAGGCGGCGCCTGAGGACAGGGCGATCAAACGGTCCATATTCCGGGAGCTGGACCGCATCTGCTTGCCGCAAACCATCTTGGCGACGAACACATCGTCGCTGCCGATTACCGATCTTGCGGCGGCGACACATCGGCCGGAACGGGTAATCGGCATGCATTTCATGAACCCCGTTCCGGTCATGCCGCTTGTCGAAATTATCCGGGGACTGGCGACTTCATCCGATGTGCTGGCAAGCGTCCGCGCATTGGCGCAAGCGATGGGGAAAACCGCGGTGGAGGTGCGCGACTTCCCCGGCTTCGTATCCAACCGCATTCTGATGCCGATGATTAATGAAGCGGTCTATACCGTCTACGAAGGGGTAGCGTCACCCGAAGCGGTAGACCAAGTAATGAGGCTGGGCATGAATCATCCGATGGGGCCGCTTGCGCTCGCCGACTTCATTGGATTGGACACGTGTCTTGCGATCATGGAGACGCTGCATGAAGGCTTCGGCGACTCGAAGTACAGACCGTGCCCGCTGCTGCGCCAATATGTCAGGGGCGGCTGGCTGGGACGCAAGACAGGACGGGGCTTCTATGTATACGAGTAA
- a CDS encoding trans-sulfuration enzyme family protein: MKRDEQSKSKQTLVVHDGHDERHHGAVTFPIYQNSLFTFSSVAEYEQATADHVNRHLYTRGNNPTVNELEKKLAQLEGAEKARCFASGMAAISAAILSAVQSGDHILCIDQAYGPARSFMSTYLRKFGIETTFVDGTSLESIRTAIRPNTSLLYLESPSSMFFQLQDITECARIAHEAGVLVLIDNTWSTPICQNPLQLGADLVIHSISKYISGHSDALGGFIAGRAELMDRIFHNEFSLIGGIMTAQTAALVMRGLRTLPVRLKQQQESGLAIARFLERLPFIRRVNHPGLPSHPQHELARKQMSGYSSLLSFEADLAPEQMKEWASHLALFRIGVSWGGYESLVLVQAMAPKEGSSYVRLYIGLEEPDDITADMTAAFEAIGAYDDKG; this comes from the coding sequence GTGAAGAGAGACGAACAGTCGAAATCGAAACAAACGCTAGTCGTCCATGATGGGCATGATGAACGCCATCATGGTGCGGTAACCTTCCCGATTTATCAGAACAGTTTGTTTACCTTTTCCAGCGTTGCGGAATATGAACAGGCGACAGCCGATCATGTGAACCGGCATCTCTACACAAGAGGGAACAATCCGACCGTGAACGAGCTGGAGAAGAAGCTGGCGCAGCTCGAGGGCGCCGAGAAAGCCAGATGCTTCGCCTCCGGTATGGCTGCGATAAGCGCTGCGATATTATCCGCGGTCCAAAGCGGCGATCACATCCTATGCATCGATCAGGCGTACGGACCGGCAAGATCATTCATGAGCACCTATTTGCGCAAGTTTGGCATTGAAACAACGTTCGTGGACGGCACGTCGCTGGAATCAATACGCACGGCTATTCGTCCGAATACGTCGCTGCTCTACCTGGAAAGCCCGTCCAGCATGTTCTTCCAGCTTCAGGATATAACCGAATGCGCAAGAATCGCGCATGAAGCGGGCGTTCTCGTGCTGATCGATAACACGTGGTCGACGCCGATCTGCCAGAACCCGCTTCAGCTTGGAGCCGATCTGGTCATTCATTCGATTTCCAAATACATCTCGGGTCATAGCGATGCGCTCGGCGGCTTCATTGCCGGCAGAGCGGAGCTGATGGACCGGATTTTTCACAATGAATTCAGCTTAATCGGAGGGATCATGACGGCACAAACAGCCGCGCTTGTCATGAGGGGCTTAAGGACGCTGCCGGTGCGCTTGAAACAGCAGCAGGAGAGCGGACTTGCGATTGCCCGGTTCCTGGAACGGCTGCCGTTTATCCGACGGGTGAATCATCCGGGCCTTCCTTCGCATCCCCAGCATGAGCTTGCGCGGAAGCAAATGAGCGGTTACAGCAGTCTGTTGTCATTCGAAGCGGATTTGGCGCCGGAACAAATGAAGGAGTGGGCGAGCCACCTGGCCCTGTTCCGGATTGGCGTAAGCTGGGGAGGGTACGAGAGCTTGGTGCTTGTTCAAGCGATGGCGCCGAAGGAAGGTTCTTCATACGTAAGGCTATATATCGGATTGGAAGAACCGGATGATATAACGGCAGATATGACGGCGGCATTCGAAGCGATCGGCGCGTACGACGATAAGGGTTAA
- a CDS encoding acyl-CoA dehydrogenase family protein, which translates to MHFHCSEELTLTRTMVSEFAANRIAPGAGRRDEDGRFDRRLFEEIGLLGLAGIPWPERYGGAGSDMLTYSVALEEISKACASTGAVLSAHVALSAWPVYMFGSEELKQAYLGAMASGTVLGACCFPVSGSGANGSGSGITVGSEDDVFILNGSSSDVVNAENADIFVVFAQEQSGRRGRRRSAFVVERGTPGLAQGRNIQALGLRSCGAGEIRFTQCRIPKRNLLGKAGQGGKIAASVLDLAHLSASAQAVGIAQGALDAAAAYAKERKQFGQLIGRHQGIMFKLADMAVQIDAARLLARQAAWRHPAGLSLRKEAALSWQFASRTAVGVTIEAVQVLGGYGYMQEYQVERHMRDAKCLEAGYGTGGGLAGLADAARWMLADSESDS; encoded by the coding sequence ATGCATTTTCATTGTTCCGAGGAACTAACGTTAACCCGGACCATGGTATCGGAGTTTGCAGCGAACAGAATCGCGCCGGGAGCGGGGCGGCGCGACGAAGACGGACGGTTCGACCGGAGACTGTTCGAAGAGATCGGCCTGCTGGGCCTGGCAGGCATCCCTTGGCCGGAGCGGTACGGCGGAGCGGGCAGCGATATGCTTACCTATTCGGTGGCATTGGAAGAAATATCGAAGGCATGCGCATCGACCGGGGCTGTCTTGTCTGCGCATGTCGCCCTCTCGGCATGGCCGGTCTACATGTTCGGCTCCGAAGAGCTGAAGCAGGCGTACCTAGGCGCGATGGCAAGCGGTACGGTGCTGGGGGCGTGCTGTTTTCCCGTTTCCGGCTCTGGCGCTAATGGTTCCGGCAGCGGAATTACAGTTGGCTCGGAAGATGACGTATTTATCCTGAATGGGAGCAGTTCCGATGTCGTGAATGCGGAGAACGCGGATATTTTCGTTGTATTCGCGCAAGAACAATCAGGCAGGCGGGGCAGAAGACGCAGCGCTTTCGTCGTGGAACGGGGAACGCCCGGACTTGCGCAGGGGAGGAACATCCAGGCTCTGGGCCTTCGATCATGCGGAGCGGGCGAAATCCGATTCACTCAATGCCGAATACCGAAGCGAAACCTGCTTGGCAAAGCCGGGCAGGGAGGCAAGATTGCGGCATCCGTTCTGGATCTCGCTCATCTGAGCGCCTCGGCCCAAGCAGTCGGCATCGCGCAGGGGGCGCTGGATGCCGCCGCAGCTTATGCCAAGGAACGGAAGCAATTCGGCCAGCTGATCGGCCGTCATCAGGGGATTATGTTTAAACTGGCGGACATGGCTGTCCAAATCGATGCTGCGCGGCTGCTTGCCCGCCAGGCGGCTTGGCGGCATCCAGCAGGCTTATCGCTGCGTAAGGAAGCCGCGCTCTCCTGGCAGTTTGCTTCTCGGACGGCGGTCGGCGTCACGATTGAAGCGGTTCAAGTGCTTGGCGGTTATGGCTACATGCAGGAATATCAGGTCGAGAGGCACATGAGGGATGCGAAGTGTCTGGAAGCCGGTTACGGAACGGGAGGAGGACTGGCGGGGCTTGCGGATGCGGCTCGGTGGATGCTTGCCGATTCCGAATCCGATTCATAA
- a CDS encoding acetyl-CoA C-acetyltransferase produces the protein MRETVIVSGARTAFGKFGGVFKGVSAVQLGAAAIEGALLRAGADSAKVDGVLMGMVLQASAGQIPSRQSARLAGLDWNVKTETINKVCASGLRAITLADQIIRAGDADLIAAGGMESMSSTPYAVPSARWGSRMGDAGLMDLMIHDGLWCAFENVHMAVHGSRSAAKHGISREEQDEWALRSHVRAAAAMRQGMFKDEITPFTIAARAAVIDTDECPRSDTDAGKLASLKPIFEPNGTITAGNAPGVNDGAAALIVMSKDAAMQGGREPMASIIGHAAIGTEASELADTPALAIRKLLQQTGFALEDIDLFEVNEAFAAVVLITGRLLGWDEEKVNIHGGAIALGHPIGASGARIVLGLIHALRRRGGGLGIAAICSGGAQGDAILIRVDP, from the coding sequence ATGCGCGAGACGGTTATTGTAAGCGGAGCAAGAACGGCATTCGGCAAATTCGGCGGGGTGTTCAAGGGCGTGAGTGCCGTACAGCTTGGGGCGGCGGCCATCGAAGGCGCGCTCCTGCGGGCCGGTGCCGATTCCGCCAAAGTCGACGGCGTTCTGATGGGGATGGTTCTGCAGGCGAGCGCCGGTCAGATTCCGTCCAGGCAGTCTGCACGGCTAGCCGGCTTGGACTGGAACGTCAAGACGGAAACGATTAATAAAGTTTGCGCTTCTGGCCTCAGGGCGATCACGCTGGCAGATCAAATCATCCGGGCTGGCGATGCGGATCTCATTGCCGCCGGCGGGATGGAAAGCATGAGCAGTACGCCATACGCCGTCCCTTCGGCCCGATGGGGCAGCCGGATGGGGGATGCCGGCCTGATGGATCTAATGATCCATGACGGCTTATGGTGCGCGTTCGAGAATGTGCATATGGCCGTTCATGGCAGCCGCAGCGCCGCAAAGCACGGAATCAGCCGGGAGGAACAGGACGAATGGGCGCTGAGAAGCCATGTGCGCGCAGCGGCTGCCATGCGGCAGGGCATGTTCAAGGATGAGATCACTCCCTTCACTATCGCTGCACGCGCAGCGGTAATCGATACCGACGAATGTCCCCGTTCCGATACGGATGCCGGCAAGCTTGCTTCACTGAAGCCGATCTTCGAGCCGAACGGGACGATAACCGCAGGCAATGCGCCCGGCGTGAACGATGGCGCGGCTGCTCTCATCGTCATGTCGAAGGATGCGGCGATGCAGGGCGGCCGCGAGCCGATGGCGTCCATTATCGGCCATGCGGCTATCGGCACCGAAGCGTCTGAGCTGGCCGATACGCCGGCGCTAGCGATCCGCAAGCTGCTGCAGCAAACCGGCTTCGCCTTGGAAGACATCGATCTGTTCGAGGTGAACGAAGCCTTCGCAGCGGTTGTTCTCATAACCGGACGACTGCTGGGATGGGACGAAGAGAAGGTAAACATCCATGGCGGGGCCATCGCATTAGGGCATCCCATCGGAGCCAGCGGCGCGCGAATCGTGCTTGGCTTGATCCACGCGCTCAGGCGCCGCGGAGGGGGACTCGGCATTGCAGCCATATGCAGCGGGGGTGCGCAAGGCGATGCCATATTGATCAGGGTGGATCCCTAG